The following are from one region of the Camelus ferus isolate YT-003-E chromosome 13, BCGSAC_Cfer_1.0, whole genome shotgun sequence genome:
- the PINK1 gene encoding serine/threonine-protein kinase PINK1, mitochondrial isoform X2 yields MAVRQALGRGLQLGRALLLRFTAKPGPTYGWGRPERPGPAAGWGRGERPGQAAGPGTEPRRLGLGLPGRYRFFRQSVAGLAARLQRQFVVRARGSAGPCGRAVFLAFGLGLGLVEEKQAEGRRAASACQEIQAIFTQKNKLLPDPLDTRRWQGFRLEEYLIGQSIGKGCSAAVYEATMPVLPQNLEVVKSIRLLPGSSPEIIPRGEEEEQAPRAPTFPLAIKMMWNISAGSSSEAIFSTMSQELVPASRVALAGEYGAVIHRKSKGGPKQLAPHPNIIRVFRAFTSSVPLLPGALVDYPDVLPPRLHPGGLGHGRTLFLVMKNYPCTLRQYLCENTPSPRLATVMTLQLLEGVDHLVQQGIAHRDLKSDNILVDLDADGCPWLVITDFGCCLADEHIGLQLPFTSWYVDRGGNGCLMAPERPSARVAANVLHLSLWGEHTLALKNLKLDKMIGWLLQQSAATLLANRLTEKNCVETKMKMLFLANLEYEALSQAALLLCSWRAAP; encoded by the exons ATGGCTGTGCGACAGGCGCTGGGCCGGGGTCTGCAGCTGGGCCGAGCGCTGCTGCTTCGCTTCACCGCCAAGCCTGGCCCGACCTACGGCTGGGGGCGGCCCGAGCGGCCGGGCCCCGCGGCGGGCTGGGGCCGCGGAGAGCGCCCGGGCCAGGCCGCGGGACCCGGCACGGAGCCGCGCaggctcgggctcgggctcccCGGCCGCTACCGCTTCTTCCGCCAGTCAGTGGCCGGGCTGGCGGCGCGGCTCCAGCGGCAGTTCGTGGTGCGGGCCCGGGGCAGCGCGGGCCCTTGCGGCCGGGCTGTCTTTCTGGCCttcgggctggggctgggccttgTCGAGGAGAAGCAAGCGGAGGGCCGGCGGGCGGCCTCGGCCTGTCAGGAGATCCAG GCAATTTTCACCCAGAAAAACAAGCTGCTCCCTGACCCACTGGACACTAGACGCTGGCAGGGTTTCCGGCTGGAGGAGTATCTGATAGGCCAGTCCATTGGCAAGGGCTGCAGCGCTGCCGTCTATGAAGCCACCATGCCTGTGTTGCCCCAGAACCTGGAGGTGGTGAAGAGTATCAGGCTTCTTCCAGGGAGCAGCCCAGAGATCATTCCacgaggagaagaggaggagcaggcaCCACgggcccccaccttccccttggCCATCAAGATGATGTGGAACATCTCG GCGGGCTCGTCCAGCGAAGCCATCTTTAGCACAATGAGCCAGGAACTCGTCCCAGCCAGTCGAGTGGCCTTGGCCGGGGAGTATGGAGCTGTCATTCACAG AAAATCCAAGGGCGGTCCCAAGCAGCTGGCCCCTCACCCCAACATCATCCGGGTCTTCCGAGCCTTCACCTCGTCTGTGCCGCTGCTGCCGGGGGCCCTGGTCGACTACCCTGACGTGCTGCCCCCGCGTCTTCACCCCGGAGGCCTGGGCCATGGGCGGACACTCTTCCTCGTTATGAAGAA CTACCCCTGTACGCTGCGCCAGTACCTTTGCGAGAACACCCCGAGCCCCCGCCTCGCCACTGTCATGACGCTGCAGCTCTTGGAAGGGGTTGATCACCTGGTTCAACAGGGCATCGCACACAGAGACCTGAAGTCTGACAACATTCTTGTGGATTTGGATGCAG ACGGCTGCCCCTGGCTGGTGATCACGGATTTCGGCTGCTGCCTGGCTGACGAGCACATCGGCCTGCAGTTGCCTTTCACCAGCTGGTATGTGGACCGAGGTGGAAACGGCTGCCTGATGGCTCCTGAG AGACCATCTGCCCGGGTGGCTGCTAACGTGCTTCATTTAAGCCTCTGGGGTGAACATACTCTAGCCCTGAAGAACCTGAAACTAGACAAGATGATTGGCTGGCTCCTCCAACAATCGGCTGCCACCTTGCTGGCCAATAGGCTTACAGAGAAGAACTGTGTGGAAACGAAAATGAAGATGTTATTTCTGGCCAACCTGGAGTATGAAGCACTGAGCCAGGcagccctcctcctctgctcctggaGGGCAGCCCCCTGA
- the PINK1 gene encoding serine/threonine-protein kinase PINK1, mitochondrial isoform X1 produces the protein MAVRQALGRGLQLGRALLLRFTAKPGPTYGWGRPERPGPAAGWGRGERPGQAAGPGTEPRRLGLGLPGRYRFFRQSVAGLAARLQRQFVVRARGSAGPCGRAVFLAFGLGLGLVEEKQAEGRRAASACQEIQAIFTQKNKLLPDPLDTRRWQGFRLEEYLIGQSIGKGCSAAVYEATMPVLPQNLEVVKSIRLLPGSSPEIIPRGEEEEQAPRAPTFPLAIKMMWNISAGSSSEAIFSTMSQELVPASRVALAGEYGAVIHRKSKGGPKQLAPHPNIIRVFRAFTSSVPLLPGALVDYPDVLPPRLHPGGLGHGRTLFLVMKNYPCTLRQYLCENTPSPRLATVMTLQLLEGVDHLVQQGIAHRDLKSDNILVDLDADGCPWLVITDFGCCLADEHIGLQLPFTSWYVDRGGNGCLMAPEVCTACPGPRAVIDYSKADAWAVGAITYEIFGLPNPFYGQGRAHLESRSYQEAQLPALPESVPLDVRQLVRSLLQREASKRPSARVAANVLHLSLWGEHTLALKNLKLDKMIGWLLQQSAATLLANRLTEKNCVETKMKMLFLANLEYEALSQAALLLCSWRAAP, from the exons ATGGCTGTGCGACAGGCGCTGGGCCGGGGTCTGCAGCTGGGCCGAGCGCTGCTGCTTCGCTTCACCGCCAAGCCTGGCCCGACCTACGGCTGGGGGCGGCCCGAGCGGCCGGGCCCCGCGGCGGGCTGGGGCCGCGGAGAGCGCCCGGGCCAGGCCGCGGGACCCGGCACGGAGCCGCGCaggctcgggctcgggctcccCGGCCGCTACCGCTTCTTCCGCCAGTCAGTGGCCGGGCTGGCGGCGCGGCTCCAGCGGCAGTTCGTGGTGCGGGCCCGGGGCAGCGCGGGCCCTTGCGGCCGGGCTGTCTTTCTGGCCttcgggctggggctgggccttgTCGAGGAGAAGCAAGCGGAGGGCCGGCGGGCGGCCTCGGCCTGTCAGGAGATCCAG GCAATTTTCACCCAGAAAAACAAGCTGCTCCCTGACCCACTGGACACTAGACGCTGGCAGGGTTTCCGGCTGGAGGAGTATCTGATAGGCCAGTCCATTGGCAAGGGCTGCAGCGCTGCCGTCTATGAAGCCACCATGCCTGTGTTGCCCCAGAACCTGGAGGTGGTGAAGAGTATCAGGCTTCTTCCAGGGAGCAGCCCAGAGATCATTCCacgaggagaagaggaggagcaggcaCCACgggcccccaccttccccttggCCATCAAGATGATGTGGAACATCTCG GCGGGCTCGTCCAGCGAAGCCATCTTTAGCACAATGAGCCAGGAACTCGTCCCAGCCAGTCGAGTGGCCTTGGCCGGGGAGTATGGAGCTGTCATTCACAG AAAATCCAAGGGCGGTCCCAAGCAGCTGGCCCCTCACCCCAACATCATCCGGGTCTTCCGAGCCTTCACCTCGTCTGTGCCGCTGCTGCCGGGGGCCCTGGTCGACTACCCTGACGTGCTGCCCCCGCGTCTTCACCCCGGAGGCCTGGGCCATGGGCGGACACTCTTCCTCGTTATGAAGAA CTACCCCTGTACGCTGCGCCAGTACCTTTGCGAGAACACCCCGAGCCCCCGCCTCGCCACTGTCATGACGCTGCAGCTCTTGGAAGGGGTTGATCACCTGGTTCAACAGGGCATCGCACACAGAGACCTGAAGTCTGACAACATTCTTGTGGATTTGGATGCAG ACGGCTGCCCCTGGCTGGTGATCACGGATTTCGGCTGCTGCCTGGCTGACGAGCACATCGGCCTGCAGTTGCCTTTCACCAGCTGGTATGTGGACCGAGGTGGAAACGGCTGCCTGATGGCTCCTGAG GTGTGCAcggcctgccctggccccagggcAGTGATTGACTACAGCAAGGCTGATGCCTGGGCAGTGGGAGCAATCACCTATGAAATCTTCGGGCTCCCCAACCCTTTCTACGGCCAGGGCAGGGCCCACCTTGAAAGCCGCAGCTACCAAGAAGCTCAGCTGCCAGCGCTGCCCGAGTCAGTGCCTCTGGATGTGAGACAGCTGGTGAGGTCACTGCTCCAGCGAGAGGCCAGCAAG AGACCATCTGCCCGGGTGGCTGCTAACGTGCTTCATTTAAGCCTCTGGGGTGAACATACTCTAGCCCTGAAGAACCTGAAACTAGACAAGATGATTGGCTGGCTCCTCCAACAATCGGCTGCCACCTTGCTGGCCAATAGGCTTACAGAGAAGAACTGTGTGGAAACGAAAATGAAGATGTTATTTCTGGCCAACCTGGAGTATGAAGCACTGAGCCAGGcagccctcctcctctgctcctggaGGGCAGCCCCCTGA